The following nucleotide sequence is from Zea mays cultivar B73 chromosome 1, Zm-B73-REFERENCE-NAM-5.0, whole genome shotgun sequence.
CGCCATGGGCCTGGACGCCACCAACCAACCAATCACGTGATCAGTTACCAATACCAAGCACTGAAGGTTGCTACTGATGCTCATATGGAAGAACAAACATCTGAATCGTGAAGTGCTGCTTCCTTGCAGAGGTGAAGGCTTTTCTGTTGGATATTCAGCCCCTTTTAATGAATCAAAAAGAGAGAAAGCTGGCAGATACACTGAATCACAAGTATTCATATTATTTTTAACCCATACCAGCAACTTCCCAAGTGACAGAAAATTCAAGCATTATATTCCATACTAAATACATTAAATGTACAAGGATTGCTTGTTTCATAACAATTCCGTGACTATTGGGGAAGAATTTGTGAGATATTGAGCTCGATAATATAAGTGTTTTTGTTTTCATTTAAGAGTTGCGCACCAACATTTTTATCGAATAATTTATGTTCCTTCTCAACACATGTCACTGATTTAACTGTGAATATCATTATATATATTCCCTCTTTCTTGAATATTCGTCATCAgctaatttatttttaaactaaaacgtgATAAATAAAAAAGGAAGGAATAAATATAACGTTGCAACATATAATATACACGTTTAAGTTAGTatatttttttcttttattcccATTACAACGTGCGCACAAAAAGTGGCACCAAAACTTTGAACGGTGGCCATGCTGGAGCGCTTCCCTGTGGCCAACTGGCCAATGGAGGAGAAATATGAACCAACCAATGACAAGTCGGACCCACTGGATTGACAGCCTCTGACGCCGAAAAAGCCACAGATCGGATCGCGGCGGGCAGAGGCCACCTCCGGATTCGGGCGCTCGGCGTAGCCGCGCAGTGGTGTGTCTGCCTCCCTCCTTGTATCCTCCTCGAATTcgagcggcggcgacggcgggaaGGGAGATGGAGGCGGTTAGAGGCGATGGGAGGTGGTGCGTGGTGACTGGCGGCCGCGGGTTCGCCGCGAGGCATCTGGTGACGATGCTGCTCCGCTCCGGCGAGTGGCGGGTGCGCGTGGCCGACCTGGGCCCTGCCATCACGCTCGACCGCGACGAAGAAGAGGGTTTCCTGGGTGCTGCTCTCCGCGAAGGCCAGGCCGTCTACGTGTCCGCCGACCTCCGTGACAAGGCCCAGGTCGCCAGAGGTGCGTGGTCTCCCATTTGCCCCCCTTCCCATGTTGTTAGCCAGGTTGGAATCATAAGGCGACGCGGCGGTGCCCTTTCGTttcgtgtgtgtgtggggggggatctGAAGATCCCTTCTATTGGAGGAAGTGGATGTGTTGGTGTCCACTCTTGGGGGCTGCTTAAGAAATCGGATGAACTAGTGATGCTGGACATTGGGGACACATAATTTGGTTCGCAATATTGCTAATATCTGCCTTATATAATCTTCACTTAGTTCCATATGATTGAGCTAACTTTATGTATAGTGTtgatcccatttttgtggaactTCCTATTAGCTTCACACTGTGTACATTCCTGGTTATGAGTTTTGTCTAATGTCTAGTTTATATAGTGGCCTAGTGCTTTATTTCGTCCCAGATATTGCTCCTATGTTGATCTTGTTGAAACTAATGAGTTAATCCACAAAGGGTTCACTGTTGAAACCAATGAGTTCATCCAAAGAGGGTTCACCCGTGTGATGTGGAGGTAAGTGGTGGTACAAAACTAGGATCCAGTTTCTGATATTTCAGCTACGGATTTGATGTTTCTTAATCATTGGCATTAACCCGCCTTAGCCTGTAGGATATAATTGGGTGTCATATACTGATATGAGAAATGCATTAAATTGTTTCTCTGTCTTACAATTTTCTAATGAAAATTTGCTGCTAATAATGGGAAGTTTTGAACCAGCTCAGTATGATATTAAACCATACCAGTAAGTTAATGTTATAACTTATAAGGGTGGACTCAAAGCCGGAGTCTTCCAAATGAGTGAGGTCTAGGAAAGGGATAAGCCGAGCAAGCCCTCCCCGCAAATGTGGAGAGACTGCTTCAAACCCGCGACATAGTGACTCAGTGAGACAACTGTCACCATTGTACCCTAAACCCTTTGATGATCTGTGGTCTCTCAAACTTTTTAATCTTCCATATGATATTGAGTATCATAGAAACATAAGTACATATGTGATGGATTTAATCTTTTTGTTTTTCAATTTTAGTTTCAGAGCTCTCCATGTTAGTTGCAGTTGTCTTCACACTTGTCAAGTTTGTTAATCTTTTGCGAAGTTATGAAATCACTCACTTTATCTCGATGGTAGGCTATAAGTTTTGACTATATGAATTGGTCTAATATGAAATAGATAGTATTTGCATTACTCAATTGATTGATTGATGCATGCAGTCTTTGTGCTTATTCCATTGCATGTGTTTTTCATCTGCAGCTTTTGAAGGGGCAGAAGTAGTTTTCCATATGGCTGCTCCAGATTCATCCATCAACAACTTCCACCTTCATTATGGAGTCAATGTCGATGGTTGGTACTGCTAACTTGTGTGTAGCCAGCTTTGGTTCCTACTTCATAATTAATGACAACACTTAGTTTTGTTTATGAGATAACACCGAATTGAGCCATGTTTACTTATTGCCATTACGTATCACTATATCACTAACAATTAACAAGTAAACCTTGTTTACTGCAATGATTTGCATGTGACATTGTGCAGGAACAAAGAATGTTATTGACACTTGTATCCGTTGCAAGGTGAAGAGACTCATCTATACTAGTTCACCTAGTGTCGTGTTTGATGGAGTTCATGGAATTTTTAATGCAGATGAATCAATGCCTTACCCAGATAAGGTCTGTTTGTATGCATTCCATTTTGATTTGTCAGTGGCTTGCACTTGTTCTATCTTTTCTGACATGATGTTTTCTTACTCCAGTTTAATGATTCATATTCAGAAACGAAAGCGGATGCAGAAAAGCTTGTGATGAGAGCTAATGGTAGGGAAGGGCTTCTTACATGCTGTATACGCCCAAGTAGCATTTTTGGCCCTGGTGATAAGCTAATGGTTCCATCTTTGGTTGCTGCTGCAAGGGCAGGGAAGTCCAAAGTAAGAATAGCTACATGCATGGACTTAAGTATGCTAGTCTAGTAAATGTTGGTGTCTTGGTGATCACACTGCATATTGACAACTCTCATTTATAGATTCATAGTACCATTTATATTTTAATTAGTTGCTGAAatcatttttgacaaaaataattAAGATCTTGGTGAGCTACATTTTTAGCCTTTATATTTTATAAAAGTTTCATATGAAACTGTTTTTCATTTTAATACTTCCTAAAAAAACATTATTGTCTTCCTATGCAGTACATTATTGGTGATGGGAACAACTACTATGATTTCACCTACGTGGAAAATGTGGCATATGGCCATGTTTGTGCGGAGAAAACTCTATCATCTGAAGATGGTGCAAAGATAGCCGCTGGAAAAGTATGGATTTCACTTACATATAAACTGTGGGGTAACTTTGGATCTTTTGGTCAGCATCTTACATTCGAGATTCACTAATCCTATTTGATATTGCTTTTCCAGACCTATTTCATAACAAATATGGAGCCTATAAAATTCTGGGAGTTCATGTCATTGATTttagaaggtcttggatatgaaaGGTATTCATGTTTCACAATGACATCTGTAGAATAATGTAATACCTAGACTTTTGTTATCACTCACCAGCCAAATCTATGACAAATAACTTTCCACATAACTAGAAAGCTCATGCAGTCTTATCTCATATTCACTGAATTCCTCCTGTAGGTTTGGAATATTTGTAATCTTTATTTGAGTTTCATATTAAGCTTAATTGACGTCTAAGTTTTGACAGtgtcaagatgattttctttcccTTCTTCCCTATTGAAAACACAACATTATTTTTGAGCTATGAGAATCTATTTATTAAggtacaacaacaaagccttttagtcccaagcaagttgagaTAGACTAGTTACAACCTAATAGAAACCACAAGTAAAGGTTCAACACATAGTTGTTCTTTATGCACTCCTATTCAAGGTAAATCTTTCGGTATATTCTATCATTTCAAGTCTCATTTTACTGCCACTTTCTATACCAACTTCAGCTGTCCCCTGCATCTCTTCCTATTACTATTATGACTTAGGATCCCATTACGTCCCAATGCTTATGGAGATCTCCGTTGGACATGCCCAAACCACCTCAACTGATGTTGGACAAGCTTTTCTTCAGTTGGTGCTACCCGTAGCGTATCACATATATCATCATCCCGAACTTGATCCCTTCATGTATGGTCAAAAATCCAACACAACATACGCGGTTTTGCAACACTTATCTATCAAGCATGTCGTCTTTTTGTAGGCCAAAATTCTTTTTGAAGGACAAGCCAGGTGTAGTGGTGAGAACTGTCTCACTAAGTCACCATGTTGTGTGTTCGAAGCAGCCTCTCTGCATTTACGGGGGAAGGCTTGCCTCGACTCTTCCTTCTCCTAGACCCCACTCACGCGAGAGCCTGATTTGTCTTTTTTTAGCTTCTGTGTTACCCTCTTGTCACATAGATGGTCATATGTTTGACGCCATTTCATCCACATTACTTTGATTCTATGGTTAACATCTTCATCATTCATCAATATCTCTGTCTCTATATCATTGATCCTAAATACTGAAAGGTATCCTTACTAGCACTACTGAACCTTCTACACTAATATGTGTAGTAGTGTCAAACTCACATCTCATTGTTGGGAGaatagaaaccctaaccctaactagggttgggCATCTATATTAATAGATTAAATAATATATGGATTGGGCCTAAGCCCGTTACTGTTAAGACACACACATGTCTAACAACCCCCGTAGTCGTGACTCTAGGccttacagatgttgagactggaccaAAACTTTGAGAACAATGTAGAGGggagccccttggtgaagatatcgacgaACTGTGAAGTGGTCGGTATGCGGAGGACATACATCATCGACGGCAACAGGCTCACAAACGAAGTAGAGGTCGATCCCCATGTGCTTTGTGCGTGAAAGAAATGAGATAGGCTAGGGAATGTATCAAATGTATGATGGAGGGGAAAAGTCCAGAGGTAGTGAGCGAAGTTATCTAGGATGACCAAATAGTATTGGTTGCCGGAAAGGCTCGGTATCGGGGATGTCCAAATGTCACAGTGGGCGAGATCAAAGGGGCGAGCGGTGCGGGACATGGAAGAGGTGAAGGGTCAGTGAGTGTGGCAACCAAGCTGACAAGCATGATAAGGCGAGGCAATGTTGCCGCTGGGGCAGGGAATGGTCGAGGTGAGAGTCTAGAAAGGACATCGTGGCTGGGGTGGCCAAGTCAACGGTGCCAAGTGGAGGCAGAGGTAGTGGTGGCGAGGGCGTAGGGTTTGGCAACACAAGATGAGGGTGGTGGGGCAGGAAAGCGAATAGAATATAGGGGCCAGAGTTGTCGCATCGGACGACCACAACACGAGTGGTAAGATGCCATATGGTGAGCCCCTAGGTATCGAACTCTATAGAATAGTGGTTGTCAGTGGTGAAGCGACAAATCGAGAGAAGATTTTGTATGATGTTGGGGGCAACAAGGATTTTGTTGAGGTCAAAGGACCATGAAGAACCGTGTCGCCTACTGAGGTGACAGGCGGAGTCGACCCATTACTGACAATGATGGAAGAAGGGAAGGTGAGGCTGTGGGGATGAGGTAAAGAGAATACCGATATCAGGAGTTGTGTGATACGAGGCACCAGAATTAGCAACCCAGTCGGTGGGAGTAGGAGTGGGCTGTAATGACATGGGGTACGGGGAGAGAGCCAGGGGAGGCACCCCCACAGAGCCATCGAGGAGGGCGCTGAGGCCGCCAGTGGCTAGCATGCTAACGGTGAGCACGGGTGGTGGACAATCTCAGCACTGTGGAACACAAACAGCCCAATAGCATGGTGGCCCTCCTAAGGGTGGACGAAGGCCGGAGGGTGGTAGAGATCGACGTAGTCACAAAGAACAGGGTTCATGGCCCGATCAAAGGCCACGAACGTGGCCCAGAGAAGCTGGTCGTTGTGAAGGGAGAGACACACACGGTTGGGAGGCACGTGGATCGTGGCATGGCAAAGGACATGCATCGAGGGAGGAGGGAAGATATCGGTGCCACAGGCCACCCATGTCCCCATGTCGCCGGAGAAAGGGGATGGCTGAAAGCGGCGTATTGGGCCATGAAGGAGTAGGGGGGCCTGAGGAGGATACGACCATCAGTAGAGACCTCGGCGGGGCAGGCTACACGTGGGGGTAAGAACGTTCAACACAGAGGAGTGTGGCACAGGTGCGCGACTATAGAGATCGTTGCCAACAGACGTGGGGAGGAGTGGGGCTACTGCTATAGGGGAGGGGAGCCTGGTCCACGCTCCATGCAGGGGAGGCAAAGGAGACAGCGACGATGTGGGCACGGTCATAGGGTTGCGCTTGTCGGTGCTCTGCGCTGCTGGGGAATGGGAAGCTGCACGTGCCGGAGTTTGAGGAGGGGAAGTCGGCACCGTAGGAGCTGGCCGACGCAAGGCTCGCACGCGGGGAGGAAAGTGCGTCTATGTTGCCGGAAGTAGAGAAAATGAGCGCATCGACCAAGCTAGTCATGGGGAGGAGACCTATGGGCTATGGGCGCTGTCGTGGCTGTCGAGGGGGGGAGCAGATGGGCATCGCGGGTGCCACCACGGGCAGGGGGTGAGGCACGCGTTGTGGAGGGCGGGCGGACTGAGTGTGAAGAGGGTGGCAGTTGCTGGAAGAAGAGAAAACCTATCGGATACCATGTTGTGAGAATAGAGACCCTAATCCTAACTAGGGTTGGGCTACTATATTAATAGATGAAATAGTATATGGGAGGCACACACACGTCTAACACTCatatattccattttagttctacCGAGTTTAAAACCTTTGGACTCTATAGTCTCTCTCTATAATTCCAATTTTCTATTTACTCCTGCATGGCTTTCATCAACTAGCAAATTGGTTCATGGAGATCCTTGTTATTTCTCTCAGACGATGCTCAATAACCAATTTTTTTATTAAGATCTGGAGATACAAACCATTTTAGCACTCTCTAAGCTCATGTATAGATTGCTCGGTCTTATGATTACATATGCTACTGAAGCATTTTAGCTGTTTCTGATATCTGATGTTTACCTTTTGCACTTAACTTTACTGTGCCTTTTCATGTTAAGCATTAACCTACATGGTACAACCTACGAAAAGAATGAGGATGGGGAATCTAAATCTGTTTCATGTCTATACCAGCAGGCCAGAAACCAGTGTACTAATGTGTTTGAACTTCATTACAGGCCTTCAGTAAAAATACCAGTCTCTGTTATGATGCCGGTGGCTCATGTTGTAGAATGGACTTACCAGAAATTTGCCAAGTATGGAATGAAAGTTCCTCAGCTGACCCCTTCAAGGATCAGGCTGCTTTCATGTAACAGGACATTCAGTTGCTCAAGAGCAAAGGAGCAGCTTGGTTATGAACCTCTCGTGTCCCTTAAGGTTCTTATCTATATCCTTTAATTTCATTAATGATCTTTCTTGACACGATGTATTTTGTGTTTGATGGGGTTGGGTCAGTTATTTCGGTACTATTTTGCAATAAGTAATTGATGGCCTATTTTAAATTAAGGATGGAGTGAAGAGAACAGTAGAGTCGTACTCCCATCTACAAGCTCAGAATCATAGGAGTATATCAAAGGCTTCAATTTTCCTCGGGAATGGAAATCGTATGAAACTGCCTTCATCCCTTGTGCCCACACATACCCTGTATATTCATAGTACTTTTGTACTTCATTTGAAATCCTTACCAATTTATCTATTCATATGCAGTTGCAAAAACAGTACTTTGGGAAGATGCGAAGCAAACTGTGACAGTGCTTCTACTGTTGGCTGTTATCTACTACCACTTATTTACATGTGGTTACACCTTCATCACAGCGATGGCAAAGCTTTTGTCACTAACTGCtctgttcttattcattcatggcaTGCTGCCATCAAATCTGTACAGTCCTTTATTATCCCTTTTCATTTGTTGTATTTACCTACTATCAAATGATTAACTGGTATTTTGATCTTTTTTCCATCTTTTCCATCATTCCATTTTGTTGAGTGTCCTAATTTACTATATATTTGGTAATACTTTGCAGGTTCGGTCACAAGGTTGAGAAACTCGaggcctctaattttcacatcacCCAGGCACAGGCTCATCATATTGCTAATTCCATTAGTTCGAATTGGAACTCTTTAGTCAGTGCGCTAAGATCTCTTTGTAGAGGAAATGATTGGCTATTGTTTCTCAAGGCATGCTAAGCCCTGCTTCTGTCTGATACTTTCATTAGATTAGAATTTTTGTTACATGCTTTACAAGTCAATTTCCAAATGCCATGTGAAGCATTAGTCATTGTTCGTATACTTTTTATGTTAAAACATCATTGTCCGTTTTTGCTAGGTTTCACTATCTCTGCTGGTTGTCAGCATCCTTAGTTCCATGTCTTCTCAGGCTGCATTTAAAATAGGTAATGAAAATCTGTCATTCTTCACTTAGACCCGTGATATAAGCAACATGAACACATGACTGATGGTGTGCGAAATTCTTGTCAACGACAGGTACTGCTCTGGTTTTCACAGGCTTCAAAGCGTATGAGAAATGGGAGGACAGCATTGATAGTATGGTGGGCGACGCCTGTACCATTCTTCTGCACTTTGGTTCTGCCAAGGAATCATCTAGCTAGAAACAAACGTAGGTGTAGCTTGCAGACTGCCAGTTACTTTGTTTACTGATATTATCTTCAGCTCCAGCTGTTTCTGGGTTTCGTTGACCTAAATTTTCTTCTGTATTCATCTGATGGTGTTGTAGAATTGCCTAGCGGCACATATGCAAGTTTTGGACTCTTTTCCTCTTGATAGTTGATGTACAATATGAAATTGTACATTTTCCCCCTTTCCCCTCGGAGTGGTTCTCTTCCCATCAACGGTGACAATAGGCTCTAGTAAAGATCGAATTGGATTATGATTggactctatttctattcatttttgaactaaaatttatttagagtCCAAAGaaattgtgaagaaacatttggatcgcgatccattaccacccttaCTTCTCATATTGTTTGACATATGGATGCTGAATGCATCTTGCAATAACTTCCCCAGATGGATGGGTGCATTGTTGAATGCATCTTACTGTTAttgttattgttgttgttgttgttgttgcataAGTGTCACGACAAGCAATTTGTTGCACATTTAGATAGGCTGATTACGTTGGGGTACTGTAAGGCCTTGTTTGGGAAATACGGTAATAAGCCATCCTGGCCATTTAGCACTGGCGGGGcaatacctgcattaattttccccaTCTGGTGCTGCAAGGTGGGGTTTGGGCGCCCTGTGGCCATTTGGAAACTGTCGAGTATTCTCCAAACAAAACAGGTTAACATATATGCCAAACGTTTGTCTTGTGCAACAAAGGCAAACGGACTGTCCAATTTAGTTTATAAATAGAAGAACAAACTACAAGCAAACTGTCCAAATGTTTTAGTAGGACCAGCTTTCCAAAAACAGAGCATGCTGACAAGTTGACTACAATCAAATACAAGATACTAGGATTCAGACACAAGAGGATGTAGTTCATGAGACATGGCTAGTGGCTTCTTCTAGATGGCTTAATTTCATGTGGATATGCGCAGAAAACTGGCATCAAATTAATGAAAAATGAGGAGCAATCAATAAAATAAGACGACACGCTATAACTCTGCGAAGTTAACTCACCCTACAAGGTACACCATTGATTTCTTCCGAACATGTTGTTCCACCTATTTTAGGAAATCATTTCATGTTGTGTCCCtatattttttataaaaaatgTAAAATAGGATATTGTTGGAGCTACTTTTTTATGTATTGCGCCCTATATTTTAAGATAGGACACTGATTTAAGACAATGTCGGAAATGCTAGGCGTGTTTCGCCACATCCAAATGCTTCTTTTTTTTGCATGTTATCTACAGCAGCGTAGTTTGCTTCATTATTGATAATACTCTTATTAATCAGAAATTGATACGCGCACAATGAAAATGAAGAAACATAGTTATCTAGGATCTTGTTTGGATGTAGTCAATTCATATGTGTTGAGATGGACCAGAGTGAAACTTGAACTAAAATTTTCCTCAATCTTTGGGTGTTCTAAAGATGATTCTAGGGGGCCTCGGTCTTCGTAAACCAAGTGCTTCTGGTTTATTGTTGAAATTCTTACAAGTTGAATACCCCAATCCTTTTAGTGGAATTGAATTTGAATGAGTTGGAGGAAATATTCGAAGAATGGACTCTCGTTGCTATTTATTCTCTCTAGAGCTCATCAAGTGCACATGATTCATTCCATTGATCATCCATAATCTTATCAACAAAAGGTTGAAATAACCATAGCCATGCAAACATCAAAGTCTTACTTATGGCAGTCATGTCACTCAAATATTTGTGTGATGATCTATCTATCTTGGTGATggtatgtttccttggcataatttaaattgttgcaaattttatcatgccttgaccaagatatagaATGAACTCCTTTATACACTTAAGCCAATTCAAGTGAATTTCATAAGTAATTTGAGTACCTAATGCACACATTAAGGGAGAGCCTGTTCTATGTCTTGTTTCTTTGATGTCCATTTGTtctagtgaatttgtgtagttcctGGAAGAGAATAAGTTTCTTTTGGGTATGCTACAACTAACTCAATCCAAGTTGGTAAAACTATCCCTCATTTTTATTTGGATTGCAACTTTATATCTTAAGTATCTACTCTCCATAATATAACTTAAGTTCTCTTATTTGGACTTAAATTGACCAAAAGTGCATATGttcttgccttccacatatacaTATGTATGCACTAACACCTAAAGGGAATTTAATCTATGACTATGAGGTTTTGCAATTACTGATCTACATGCCTTCCACATTCAAATGGTCACTAGTTGTGAAACcctagtgtaacaccctgaatttgggggtataaaatttcttttctaatatccactaaattcaggtgttaccctctcttttccatgcttttcttttctttggccCAAAGAGTGAAAAATTATTTTGTTTTTATATATAACCATAAGCCTAGTAAAGTGAAACCCTAGAGAAGCTTTGATTGTTTAattcatgtcgttgcatagtgtttctaagtgcaaatggtgtttgaaacatgttaatatacCCTGTAGAAGTCTTCGGTAAATTGTCATATTTATTTTCTGAGTATTTTCTCCTTTTCTGAAGATCAAAATATATTTGTTTGAGACACCCAAAAATATTTTATAAACTCTAAATATTTTATTTGTGTTCTTTGAGTGCCTTAATTTCTAATTAATTTACTTTGGCTTTAACTCCCAACAAAAAAAAGGAATTCCTAAATCTATTTTGCTTTAGTTGCATGAAGGAAGAATTATATTTTTTTCTTCGCTTTTTTGTTTTGGTTTTATTTACATGCCATTTTTCTCGCTAGCAGTAAACGACCTCTTTGCATGCAGCGTGAATCTCTCATCTGCACACCATTTGCGTGGTCAGCGCCCACGATCGAGGTGCATGGAGCCCGCGCGTGGAGGGCGCGTCGTGTTCCTGCTAGGACGTTTTCTCAAAATGTGCATGCAGTTGTTCATCTAGCAATCGGCGAACAACACCGCTCCCTGGCCGAGCATCCCTAGCCCCGGCGTCTACCCCCACTCCGCGTCTCCGCCTCGTCTACCCCACCCGTCGGCGGCCATGGCCGCCTCTACCGTGCAGCCGCCCCTCCCTGCGTGCAACGCTGTGCCCAAGCCCTACATCGGCATCCACCAACCTGCGTGCCTGCATCCGTGCCGCTCGCCTGCCTCGCCACCTCGCGTCGCTAGTCCGACGAGCTGATATGCTGCCCTGGCCACCAACAAACTGCCCACAGCCACGCGTTCCTGGGAATGGCTCGTGCCGCGCCCAGCCCTGCGTGCAGCCCCCACCCGAGCGCTCCCGCTGCTCGCTGCTCCGGCGAAGCCTAGCTGATGTCGACACCGACGAGCCCTACTTCTCCGGCAAGCCATTCGTCTCCGGTGAGATCTCTCCCTTCTCTGTTCTTCGTTTTCGTTTTTTCCGGCGTCGTGTTGTCTGACCGTGCTCCTGCATGCGTGCCTCGCCTCGTGCCACGCTGTTGCCGGACGTATGCGTCCTCGCGCTGCCACTGCACAGCTCGTGCCCGCCCTGCTCGGTGAGCCCAAGGGCTCCGACGAGCTCGTCCCGGGCCTCTCCCATGGCCCCTGCCGACGCACGACGGGGTGTGGCTCCGAGCCCCCTAGCCCCAGCGTGTGCGGCGCCTAGCCCCGGCTAGTGGTGGCCACCGTCGAGCGCCCCTAGCCGCCGTTGCCCGAAGTCCCAGCCGGTGTAGCTGCTTTTTGCATGGAAGAAAAAACTGACTGAGTCAAGTGCGAGTGCCAACTATACATGTCATTCGTGTGTGCTGGGCCGACACGGCACGAGCACGGCAAAGCACGACACGATCTTGGGCTTGCCGGGCACGACCCGATTCAATTCCATGTCGTGTCGTGCTAGCCCGCGGGCTGAAAGGctggcccaagcacgacacgaaaGAGCTAGAAACGGGCCGTGTCGTGCCTGTAGCTCGGTCAGCCCATAGGGCCGGGCTGGCCCGAAGCACGATTCACAAAAATCACAGAAATTCAGAGACAATCACAAATTTTCACAGAAATTCACACAATTCACATACACATATGGAAATTCACAGAAATTCACACAGTTAACAAAACAACCCAGAGACAATCACAGATCACAAAAGTTTATGCAAACAATATATACTAATGGAGCTTTAGTGCaatgctgcctcattaaaaaccttcctaggtaaaaactcacacctcgtgagaaaaccctaggAAGGAAAAGAGTACAGCCAGCTCCTATATAGGTTCAATGTATACAGTCCAGAGTTTAAGTTTATCACAATTTACAACATAAGAACAAATCACCCACACCCACACCCACACCCACAGTTACACTTCCACCAACAGATCAACCACCTCTTCTTTCTTTGCCTCCAGTTTCTTCTAGGTACATTGCTTCAAAAACAACTTCAAGTTCTTTGGTGTCTTTTTCCACCGTGTGCTGACTATGCAAGTCAGCGAGCTCCCAGTCCTTTATGCAGGACAAAACTTCAACCATATCAGGAGTTAGGCGCCGCCGCCGGTCTTCAAGCACCCTGCCAGCTAAACTGAAAGTGGACTCTGATGATACAGTGGAAGCAGGCACAGTTAGAACATCTTTAGCAAGTATAGAAAGCACAAGATATGTCAACTTGTGCCGTTGCCACTAGTTTAGAAGATTGAAATCAGAGTCAAATTGGGTCACAGTATCACTATCAAGATATGATGATAACTCAGATATAGCAGCAGCAGTAGATGATA
It contains:
- the LOC100283692 gene encoding sterol-4-alpha-carboxylate 3-dehydrogenase, decarboxylating (The RefSeq protein has 1 substitution compared to this genomic sequence), translating into MEAVRGDGRWCVVTGGRGFAARHLVTMLLRSGEWRVRVADLGPAITLDRDEEEGFLGAALREGQAVYVSADLRDKAQVARAFEGAEVVFHMAAPDSSINNFHLHYGVNVDGTKNVIDTCIRCKVKRLIYTSSPSVVFDGVHGIFNADESMPYPDKFNDSYSETKADAEKLVMRANGREGLLTCCIRPSSIFGPGDKLMVPSLVAAARAGKSKYIIGDGNNYYDFTYVENVAYGHVCAEKTLSSEDGAKIAAGKTYFITNMEPIKFWEFMSLILEGLGYERPSVKIPVSVMMPVAHVVEWTYQKFAKYGMKVPQLTPSRIRLLSCNRTFSCSRAKEQLGYEPLVSLKDGVKRTVESYSHLQAQNHRSISKASIFLGNGNLAKTVLWEDAKQTVTVLLLLAVIYYHLFTCSYTFITAMAKLLSLTALFLFIHGMLPSNLFGHKVEKLEASNFHITQAQAHHIANSISSNWNSLVSALRSLCRGNDWLLFLKVSLSLLVVSILSSMSSQAAFKIGTALVFTGFKAYEKWEDSIDSMVGDACTILLHFGSAKESSS